Genomic segment of Kibdelosporangium phytohabitans:
CGCATCCGGTCGAGGGCCTTGCGCTTGGCCGTTGTGGTGAGCCAGCCCACAGCGTTGGGCGGCACACCGTCCCGTTGCCACGCCACCACAGCGGCTTCGAACGCCTCCTGGACGGCGTCCTCGGCCGCGTCGAAGTCACGGGTCAGGCGCATCGTCGCGGCGAGCACGGCGGCCCAGTCGCGGCGATGCGCCTGTTCCAGCGCCGGGTGGGTCATGCGCCCCAGATCGGCCTGATCTCGACGCCGGACCCGATCGGGAGTCGCTTGGCGACCTCGATCGCCTCGTCGAGGGTGTCGGCCTCGATCACGTAGAACCCGCCTATGTGCTCCTTGAGCTCCACGTAGGGGCCGTCCGTGACGAGGACGTCGTCGCCCTTCGGGCGCAGCGTGGTGGCCGTGTAGGAGGGCCGCAAGGCCTCGCCGTAGTAGGGACGGCCGCGGTCGGTGAGGTACTGGACGAACTCGCCGTGCGCGCTGAGCGCCTTGTCGAGCTCCTCCTGGGGGACCGCGGTCCAGTCGGTGTCCGGTTCGTGCAACAGCAGCATGTATTTCATGTCCACTCCACGAACGGGGATACCGGAAAATCGAAAGGCTAGGCCTGTTCGTCCCCACGCAGTTCGGCTCGCAGCCGCTCACGCTCGGCGCGGCGGGACTCGCCGCGCTCGGCCATGCCCGCGGTGACCCGCTGGTTCAGGCTGCGGAACAGCACCAGGCTGAGCGGGAACGCCACCACGACGGCGACGGCCAGCCCGACGAGCAGCGGGATCTTGACCAGGACGAGAACCGCTGTCACCACGGCGACGAGCGCGATCCGCGCGGCCGTGTACAGCGCCAGGTCTCTGCCGAAATGGGCTTCCACAGTCACGCAGCCTACTCGGCGAGTTCGGTGTTCGGACGGCCCTCGAACCGGGTGGAGAGCACCACCGTGGTCCTGGTCCGCGCGACGCCGTCGATCCGGCGCAGCCTGCCCAGTGTGCGTTCGAGCTGGTCGACCGTGGGCACGCGCACCTTCACCACGAAGGCCTCGTCGCCCGCGACGGCGTAGCAGGACTCGACCTCGGACAGCTGGCCCAGTTTGATGGCGACCTCGTTGTCCTCGGCGTTGTCCGACGGCTGGATGCCCACGAGCGCGGTCACGCCGAGCCCGATCGCGCGCGGGTCGACGGTCGCGTGGTAGCCGGTGATGACGCCGCCGGATTCGAGCTTGCCGACACGCTCGTGCACGGCCGACGCGGACAACCCGACCTGGCGGCCGAGTTCGGCGTACGTGGCGCGGCCGTTGAGCCTGAGCTCGTTGATGATGCGACGGTCCAAGTCGTCCACGGGCAGAGCCTACGACTACCGCGTTACCGCCCCGCGAGGCACCGGCATCAGGCGTAGGGTCGGTGAAGGTAAAGCTTCGAAGGGCTAAGTGACCAGCCTCACCCAGTTTGCCGCAGATTTTTTGTCGAGTTTCGGGCCGCGGGACCGCGTTTTTACCTTCGCCACGGCGTGGGTAGATCGTCACCGACCCGCCTTTTGCCTGGTCAACCCGGTTGATGTCCAGAGTGGGCGATTTGCCCCTTACTACCTCTTTACCTTTACTTAGCCGTTCGAGTACCCGACGGGCGAGATGACACGATGCGACCGGAACGCCGGGAATTTGTGTTAGGAGGCGCCAGATGACCGCCACCATCGGTCACGTCAGCGAGCGGCTGCTCACCCCAGGTGAAGTCGCCGCTCTGTTCAGGGTCGACCCCAAGACCGTGACCCGCTGGGCCACCGCTGGCCGGATCGGCTCGATCCGTACCCCGGGTGGACACCGCCGGTTCCGCGAGTCCGAGGTGAAGACGCTGCTCGCCGAGCTCACCACCGAGGCCAGCCACGGCGACTGACCTCCGAGGTCAGTCACATTCGGTCATCTCCTGCATGGGGTGACGGCACACCACAGGCAAACGGGCTAACCTCGGGTAGTGAAACTCGAGGAGGTGGCGACATGCTGTATTTGCTCGCCGCGGTCGGAGCCCTGACCGTCGCCGTGCTGCTGTGGCGAGCGTTCGGCGCCCAGGCAGCCGGGGTCACGGCGCGCCGGGAGCGCGGCGTGGTCGCCCCTGATGACGACCCCGAGTTCTTGAAGGGGTTGGCCGAACGCAACAAGAAGGCCGGCGAGGATCCGCCGGCCTAGCAGGTGCACAAGGGCGCTACTGCTTGCTGGCGAAGTCGTCGGCGACAGTGGCCGCCACTTCGAGCAACGCCATCTTCGTGGCGTGCTGCAGCCGATCCAGTTCGATCTCCGCACCTTCTTCCAGGTGCGGATCGAACGGGATCAGGCACACCGCCCGGCACCGCGCGCCGAAGTGCGCGGCGAGCTTGTCCAGGTCGACCGAACCGGACTTCGGCCGGACCGAGTTGATCACCGCGACCGACCTGGCCACGAGGCTGCCGTAGCCGTGCGCGTCCAGCCAGTCCAGCGTCGCCGAGGCGCTGCGCGCGCCGTCGACCGAGCCGGACGACACGACCACCAGCGAGTCGGCGATGTCCAGCACGCCCTTCATCGCCGAGTGCATGAGTCCGGTGCCGCAGTCGGTCAGCACGATGTTGTAGAAGTGCTCCAGCAGCGCGACCGTGCGCCGGTAGTCGTCCTCGCTGAACGCCTCCGAGACCGCCGGGTCCTGCTCGCTGGCAAGGACTTCCAGCCTGCTCGGCCCCTGCGAGGTGTACGCGCGCACATCGCTGTACTTGGTCACGCGGCTCGCGTCCCGCAGCAGGTGGCGAACTGTCGCCGTTGTCTCCAGCGGGATCTTCTGCGACAGCGTGCCGCGGTCGGGGTTCGCGTCGACCGCGATCACCCGGTCACCGCGCAGCGACGAGAACGTCGAACCCAGCGTGGTGGTCACGGTGGTCTTGCCGACGCCGCCCTTCAGGCTCAGCATCGCGATCTTGTAGCAGCCCCGCAGCGGCTGGCTGACCCGTGAGATCAGCTCGCGCCGCTGGACGTCCTCGGTGCTCTCGCCGAGGTTGATCGTGCGGCCCGAGGCCATGTACACGGCCTTGCGCCAGCCCGACTGCGGCCGCTTCTTCTCCTGCTTGATCAGCCGTGAAGTGGACAGGTCGTGCGGCGCGGGGCTCGTGCCCTGCGGCGGCGGTTGCTGCTGCGGGAACGGCTGCGGCGGATACGGCTGCTGCTGCCCCGGGTACTGGTAACCGGGCTGCGGCTGCGGCGGCACCTGGTAGGGCCCCGATCCGCCGGGCACCTGGTACGGACCCGAGCCACCCGGCACCTGGTACGGGCCGGACCCGCCCGGGACCTGGTGCGGACCTGAACCACCCTGGGGCACCTGGTAGGGACCGGAACCACCCGGCGGAACCTGGTAGGGACCCGACCCACCGGGAACCTGCTGCGGATCGGGCGCGGCCTGCGGCGGTTGCTGCGGGACCTGGTAGGGGCCGGAACCGCCGGGAACCGGGTACGGACCTGAGCCGCCAGGCACCTGGTGCCGGCCGGACTCCGCCGGATCCTTGGCGGGGTAGGGCGTCGAGTCCGTCGATGGCTCCGCGTAGAGCTCCGGCTGGTCGGCAGCGGTCTCGTCGTCAGCCTGGGAAGCCGCCGGAGGGTTGTCTCCGCTAGCCGGCTGCTGCCACGCGGCGCCGGGCCGCTGAGCGGAGTCGTCGTAGCGTCCAGTCACCCCGGAGTCCTCCTGCGGATGTCATGGATCGAGACCACCTCGACCACCGCATGCGACGGTAGCCGTAGGCGTGCTCGCAGGTCGAACGGGGTGACCTGTTCGGATCGCTCAGCCGTTGGCGTACGAGTGCAGTCCGACGGTCACCAGGTTGACGAAGAACAGGTTGAACACCGTCGCGGAGAACCCGAGGATGTTGATCCACGCCGCACGGCTTCCACGCCAGCCCGCGGTGGCACGAGAGTGCAGGTAGGCCGCGTAAACGACCCACGCGATGAAGGCGACAGTCTCCTTCGGGTCCCATCCCCAGAACCGCCCCCACGCCGCCTCGGCCCAGATCCCGCCGCAGATGACGCCGAAGGTGAAGATCGGGAAGGCGATGATCGTGGTCCGGTAGGCCACCCGATCGAGCACGTCCGCGGCGGGCAGCCGCGTACCGAGCCGGACAAACTTCGTCTGATCCTGGTCATAACGATTGCGGATCAGGTACAGGATGCTGGCCACACCGGGGACCAGGAACAAACCGGACGCGATGATCGCGGCGGCGACGTGGATGATGATCCAGTACGAGCGCAGCGCGGGCTGCAGCGGCGCGGCCTCGGAGTACAGCAGCGTGCCGCCGAGGAACATCAGGATCACGATCGGCAGCATCACGAACACCGACAACCGGCGGACCGGGAACTTCCGCATCAGCACGACCCACGTGACCACGGCGACCAGGCACACGGCGGACATGTACTCGTACATGTTGCCCCACGGCACACGGCCGACGGCGAGACCGCGCAGCACCAGTGAGCTGAAGTGCAGCAGCGCGCCGAGGACCATGAGCGCCGCACCCATCCGGCCGTAGCGCTCCCACTTGTCACGCTCGTCACGCGGACGCAGGCCGATGGCCGGAGTCGCGGGGTCCACCGGTTCACCGGCCGACGGCGCTCCGACGGTGGCGAGTTTGCGTGCGGCCGCACGTTTGGTCTCGGCGCGGCTGAAGGCTTGCTCGAGCAGGGCCAGCCCCATGGCGAGGACGTAGACCAGCACGGTCGCGCCGTAGGTCCAGTCACCGAACTGGGCAAGGGTCTCGTTGACCATCAGTTCTTCCCTCCGGATACCGCATCCGCGAGCCGTTCGAATTCCTCGCCGTATCCGGCCTGGTCGGTGCGGGCGAGTCCGCCGACCTCGACCACGGTACGGCCGTCCGCCGCGGGCACCACACGGACCCACAGCCTGCGCCGCTTGATCATCAGCGACCCACCGATACCCAGGATGATCGCGATGGCGAACACGAGCACCCAGATCTGTCCCGGATCATGCGAAACCTGGAGGTAGACCCAGCGCTGCACGCCGTCGAAACGGACGACGGTCTTGTCGTCGAGCGTGATCTCGCCGCCGACCGCGAGGTTCTCCCTGGCGACCTTCTTGAGCCTGCCGCCGGAGACCATCGACTCGTCGACACCGAAGATCGACTGGCCCCTGCCGTTGTCGATGCCGAGATCGCCGCGCAGCACGTCCACCGCGACCATGGGTTTGCGCAGGTCGGGGAAGCTCGAGTTGAGCAGGTTGCCGTGCAGCAGTGCGGTCGGGGCGAACAGGCCGGTCACCGCGATCTGCTTCGTCCTGCGCTCCTCGGCGTTCGTGATGCCCGGCGGGTCGAACTTCGTCGCGCCCTCGGACAGGAACGTCACCTGGTTCACCGGACGCCACTGGGTGTCCATCGTGCGCTTCTCGCCGTTGGGGAACGTCACCGTGAAGACAGGCGCGTACCCGTGGCCCAGCAGGTAGACGCGGTCGCCGTTGGTACGCAGCGGCGAGTTGACCTCAAGGCCGTAGTCCTGCCACTTGCCCGTGTCCAGGTCCTCGGTGGACTGGTACTCCAGGTTCGCCCGGAACAGGTCCGGCTGGCCGGTCGGCAGGAAGTTCACGTCGAACGACTTGACCTTCACGCAGAACGGCGTCAGGTCGGTCCCGTCGACGGTCAGGCCGGGCTGGAAGGAGTCGTAGCCGAGCACGCCCGAGTTGCAGAACTCCTGCCTGCCGTCCGCCTTGACGATGACCTGGCCCTCGTAGCCGTAGAGCTTGCCCACGGCCAGCGCGATGATCAGGCCGAGCATGGCGAAGTGGAACACCAGGTTGCCGGTCTCACGCAGGTATCCGCGTTCGGCGGAGATGGTGCGTGCGCCGCCGTCCTCTTCCCGCACGACCTTGCGCCAGCCGCCCAGCGCCTTGGTGGCGCGCGCGATCGCCTCGTCCGGGGTGCCGTCGACCGTGCTCTCGGCGTGGTGCGGCATCCGGGAGAGGTTGCGCGGGGTGAGCACCGGCTTGGCGCGCAGCGCGCGGGCGTACTCCATCGTCCGCGGCAGCAGGCAGCCGACCAGCGAGATCATCAGCAGGATGTAGATCGCGCCGAACCACACGCTGGCGTAGACGTTGTAGAGCTGGAGCTGGTCGAGCAGCCTGCCCCACCAGCCGTGCTGGGCGATGTAGTCCGCGACCTTGTTGGCGTTGAGCGTCCGCTGCGGCAGCAACGCGCCGGGCAGCGCCGCGAGCGCGAGCAGGAACAGCAGGATCAACGCGGTGCGCATGGACGTCAGGCCACGCCATGTGTTGCGCAGGAACGGAATCCCGGGAATCGTCACAGGGGCAGCCCCGTATCGGTGATGAAGGCGTAGCGCATCCAGGCGATGAACTCGCCCCAGAGGCCGGTGACCAGCAGCACGCCGACCGCGAACATCAGCACCCCGCCGAAGATCTGCACCTTGCGGCCGTTGCGGCGCAACCAGCCGGTGGCGCGCACGGCCCACCGCGCACCCAGCGCGATCAGCAGGAACGGCACGCCCAGGCCCGCGCAGTAGAGCAGGACCAGCAGGATGCCGCGGGCGCCGGAACTGCCGGTGCTGGCCGCGATGGTGAGCACTCCGGACAGCGTCGGTCCGATGCACGGCGTCCAGCCGAGCCCGAAGATCCCGCCGAGGATCGGAGCGCTGATCAGGCCGCCGCGCGGCAGTTTGTGGAACCGCACGTCACGCTGGAACATCGGCACGAGACCGACGAACACCAGCGCCATCAGGATCATCACCACACCGCCGACGCGTTGCAGCACATCCTGGTTGAGCAGCAGCTGATCCGACAGCCACACCAGGCCGCCGACCGTCGCCGTGAACACGACCGTGAACCCGAGCACGAACAACCCGACCGCGCCGAGGACCCGGTAACGGCCGCGTTTGGGCTGCTCCTCCGAGCCGACCGCGGGCGCGTCCGCCCCGACCAAGGCGGCCAGGTAGGCCAGGTAGCCGGGCACGAGCGGCACGACACACGGCGACGCGAACGAGATCATGCCTGCGAGCAGGGCCAAGCCGCTGGCCAGCAGCAGCGGTCCCGACGCCGCGATCTCGGTCGGATTCACGCATTAGAGGGTAGGCACGGTCCTTGACACGTCCCCAACCGGCACCCGGGACCTAGGTCCCTGGTCACATCTACTTCTCGGCGAGCAGCCGCTCGACGACCGGCTCGAAGTCCGACTTCAGCTTCGCGATCAGGAACACCTGGGCCACCCGGTGCTGCTTGTCCAGGATGATCGTGCTGGGCACGGCGCTGCGCGGGTAGCCCTTGAGGCCCAGCAACGACCTGCTGCCCGGGTCGTAGATCGACGGGTACGTCAGCCCACGGTCGCGCATGAAGTCCTCCGGCTGGCTGCGGGCGTCGTCACGGACGTCGATGCCCAGCACCTGCACACCCTTGTCCTTGTACGCCTTGTACAGCTCCTCCAGCTCCGGCGCCTCCGAGCGGCACGGGCCGCACCACGCGCCCCAGATGTTGACCAGCACGACCTTGCCCGCGTAGTCGGACAGCTTGATCTGCTTGCCCTGTTCGAGCAGGCTCTCGCCGGTGATGTCGGGCAGCGGCTTGCGGTCGGCGCCGTCGTAGACGATCTCCAGCTTGCCGCCGGGGGCGACGAAGTCGAACTCCGTGCCGCGCACGACCGCGTCCGTGCCGGTCGAACATCCCGCCAGGACGAGCAGAGCGGCGGCGATCGCAAGCCTCCTCATGCGCCCGTCACCTTCGGGTCGGTGGCACCGGCGGGCTCGTGGTAGCGGATCCGGACCAGCTGCTCGTCCTCGAACTCGAGGCTGGTCAGCGACGCCAGCGAGCACTCGCGGTTGCGCGGGTCGTGCCACATCCGCTTGCCTTCCAGGAAGCGGCGCAGCGTCCAGATCGGCAGCTGGTGGGACACGCACACGGCCTCGTGGCCGACGGCCGCCGCCCGTGCCCGGTGCGCGGCGCCGAGCATGCGGTGCGCGATCTTCAGGTACGCCTCGCCCCAGGACGGCCGGAACGGGTTCGTCAGGTGCTTCCAGTGCTTCGGGGAGCTCAGCGCGCCCGCGCCGACCGAGACCCGCTGGCCTTCGAACACGTTCTCCGACTCGATGAGGCGGTCGTCGGTGGCCAGTTCGAGCTGCTGCGAGTCGACGATCGGCCGCGCGGTCTCCTGCGCACGTTGCAGCGGCGACGCCACGACGTGGGTGACGTCACGGTCCTTGAGGAACTCCGCAACGGTCAGCGCCTGGCGTCGTCCCAGGTCGGACAGGTGGAAGCCGGCCAGGCGGCCGTAGAGGACGCCTGTCGGGTTGTGGACTTCGCCGTGCCGGAGCATGTGGACGATCGTGCGGGTCATTTGACGGCCTCCGCGGCTGCGGCCGCCGCGTGGGG
This window contains:
- a CDS encoding YciI family protein, producing the protein MKYMLLLHEPDTDWTAVPQEELDKALSAHGEFVQYLTDRGRPYYGEALRPSYTATTLRPKGDDVLVTDGPYVELKEHIGGFYVIEADTLDEAIEVAKRLPIGSGVEIRPIWGA
- a CDS encoding DUF4229 domain-containing protein; the protein is MTVEAHFGRDLALYTAARIALVAVVTAVLVLVKIPLLVGLAVAVVVAFPLSLVLFRSLNQRVTAGMAERGESRRAERERLRAELRGDEQA
- a CDS encoding Lrp/AsnC family transcriptional regulator; protein product: MDDLDRRIINELRLNGRATYAELGRQVGLSASAVHERVGKLESGGVITGYHATVDPRAIGLGVTALVGIQPSDNAEDNEVAIKLGQLSEVESCYAVAGDEAFVVKVRVPTVDQLERTLGRLRRIDGVARTRTTVVLSTRFEGRPNTELAE
- a CDS encoding BldC family transcriptional regulator, with amino-acid sequence MTATIGHVSERLLTPGEVAALFRVDPKTVTRWATAGRIGSIRTPGGHRRFRESEVKTLLAELTTEASHGD
- a CDS encoding MinD/ParA family ATP-binding protein; this translates as MTGRYDDSAQRPGAAWQQPASGDNPPAASQADDETAADQPELYAEPSTDSTPYPAKDPAESGRHQVPGGSGPYPVPGGSGPYQVPQQPPQAAPDPQQVPGGSGPYQVPPGGSGPYQVPQGGSGPHQVPGGSGPYQVPGGSGPYQVPGGSGPYQVPPQPQPGYQYPGQQQPYPPQPFPQQQPPPQGTSPAPHDLSTSRLIKQEKKRPQSGWRKAVYMASGRTINLGESTEDVQRRELISRVSQPLRGCYKIAMLSLKGGVGKTTVTTTLGSTFSSLRGDRVIAVDANPDRGTLSQKIPLETTATVRHLLRDASRVTKYSDVRAYTSQGPSRLEVLASEQDPAVSEAFSEDDYRRTVALLEHFYNIVLTDCGTGLMHSAMKGVLDIADSLVVVSSGSVDGARSASATLDWLDAHGYGSLVARSVAVINSVRPKSGSVDLDKLAAHFGARCRAVCLIPFDPHLEEGAEIELDRLQHATKMALLEVAATVADDFASKQ
- the ccsB gene encoding c-type cytochrome biogenesis protein CcsB; protein product: MMVNETLAQFGDWTYGATVLVYVLAMGLALLEQAFSRAETKRAAARKLATVGAPSAGEPVDPATPAIGLRPRDERDKWERYGRMGAALMVLGALLHFSSLVLRGLAVGRVPWGNMYEYMSAVCLVAVVTWVVLMRKFPVRRLSVFVMLPIVILMFLGGTLLYSEAAPLQPALRSYWIIIHVAAAIIASGLFLVPGVASILYLIRNRYDQDQTKFVRLGTRLPAADVLDRVAYRTTIIAFPIFTFGVICGGIWAEAAWGRFWGWDPKETVAFIAWVVYAAYLHSRATAGWRGSRAAWINILGFSATVFNLFFVNLVTVGLHSYANG
- the resB gene encoding cytochrome c biogenesis protein ResB → MRTALILLFLLALAALPGALLPQRTLNANKVADYIAQHGWWGRLLDQLQLYNVYASVWFGAIYILLMISLVGCLLPRTMEYARALRAKPVLTPRNLSRMPHHAESTVDGTPDEAIARATKALGGWRKVVREEDGGARTISAERGYLRETGNLVFHFAMLGLIIALAVGKLYGYEGQVIVKADGRQEFCNSGVLGYDSFQPGLTVDGTDLTPFCVKVKSFDVNFLPTGQPDLFRANLEYQSTEDLDTGKWQDYGLEVNSPLRTNGDRVYLLGHGYAPVFTVTFPNGEKRTMDTQWRPVNQVTFLSEGATKFDPPGITNAEERRTKQIAVTGLFAPTALLHGNLLNSSFPDLRKPMVAVDVLRGDLGIDNGRGQSIFGVDESMVSGGRLKKVARENLAVGGEITLDDKTVVRFDGVQRWVYLQVSHDPGQIWVLVFAIAIILGIGGSLMIKRRRLWVRVVPAADGRTVVEVGGLARTDQAGYGEEFERLADAVSGGKN
- a CDS encoding cytochrome c biogenesis CcdA family protein, whose product is MNPTEIAASGPLLLASGLALLAGMISFASPCVVPLVPGYLAYLAALVGADAPAVGSEEQPKRGRYRVLGAVGLFVLGFTVVFTATVGGLVWLSDQLLLNQDVLQRVGGVVMILMALVFVGLVPMFQRDVRFHKLPRGGLISAPILGGIFGLGWTPCIGPTLSGVLTIAASTGSSGARGILLVLLYCAGLGVPFLLIALGARWAVRATGWLRRNGRKVQIFGGVLMFAVGVLLVTGLWGEFIAWMRYAFITDTGLPL
- a CDS encoding TlpA disulfide reductase family protein — protein: MRRLAIAAALLVLAGCSTGTDAVVRGTEFDFVAPGGKLEIVYDGADRKPLPDITGESLLEQGKQIKLSDYAGKVVLVNIWGAWCGPCRSEAPELEELYKAYKDKGVQVLGIDVRDDARSQPEDFMRDRGLTYPSIYDPGSRSLLGLKGYPRSAVPSTIILDKQHRVAQVFLIAKLKSDFEPVVERLLAEK
- a CDS encoding histidine phosphatase family protein — protein: MTRTIVHMLRHGEVHNPTGVLYGRLAGFHLSDLGRRQALTVAEFLKDRDVTHVVASPLQRAQETARPIVDSQQLELATDDRLIESENVFEGQRVSVGAGALSSPKHWKHLTNPFRPSWGEAYLKIAHRMLGAAHRARAAAVGHEAVCVSHQLPIWTLRRFLEGKRMWHDPRNRECSLASLTSLEFEDEQLVRIRYHEPAGATDPKVTGA